In Triticum aestivum cultivar Chinese Spring chromosome 5B, IWGSC CS RefSeq v2.1, whole genome shotgun sequence, the following proteins share a genomic window:
- the LOC123113590 gene encoding uncharacterized protein isoform X2 — MAATTTATSRRAPAVLVLVLLLLPGAASARGDGNGVYEPCADATVSRGDGFTFGVAFAGRDAFFSGGVQLSPCDSRLNLANAGPLLALFRPTVDEISLLTVNASDPKALTSAGGYMVAFAGRKFAARSPPVFVGNSSYTVTGFTLVFEFHKGTLQNLFWKADGCSSCSGNPNFGCVENSCAIKTSSCRGNGGGQVDCSPGIQLAFSGTDKHEAVLNSWYEVSKLKQYSLFGLFSNLKDSLAGQFSNFF, encoded by the exons ATGGCGGCAACGACGACGGCGACGTCGAGGCGGGCGCCggccgtcctcgtcctcgtcctcctcctcctccccggggCGGCGTCCGCCAGGGGCGACGGCAACGGCGTGTACGAGCCGTGCGCGGACGCGACGGTGAGCCGCGGCGACGGGTTCACCTTCGGGGTGGCCTTCGCGGGGCGCGacgccttcttctccggcggcgtGCAGCTCTCCCCCTGCGACAGCCGCCTCAACCTGGCGAACGCCGGCCCGCTGCTCGCGCTCTTCCGCCCCACCGTCGACGAGATTTCGCTCCTCACCGTCAACGCCTCCGACCCCAAAGCCCTG ACATCTGCTGGTGGGTACATGGTGGCCTTTGCCGGGAGGAAGTTCGCGGCAAGGTCGCCGCCCGTGTTCGTCGGCAACAGCTCGTACACAGTCACCGGCTTCACCCTG GTGTTCGAGTTCCACAAGGGCACGCTGCAGAACCTCTTCTGGAAGGCGGACGGCTGCTCATCGTGCTCCGGGAACCCTAACTTCGGGTGCGTCGAGAACAGCTGCGCGATCAAGACGTCGAGCTGCAGGGGAAACGGCGGCGGGCAGGTGGACTGCAGCCCTGGGATCCAGCTCGCCTTCTCCGGCACCGACAAGCACGAGGCGGTGCTCAACTCGTGGTACGAGGTGTCCAAGCTGAAGCAGTACTCCCTCTTCGGCCTCTTCTCCAACCTCAAGGACTCGCTGGCGGGCCAGTTCAGCAACTTCTTCTAG